In a single window of the Rhopalosiphum padi isolate XX-2018 chromosome 1, ASM2088224v1, whole genome shotgun sequence genome:
- the LOC132917004 gene encoding putative uncharacterized protein DDB_G0282133, with the protein MKKMLFAIMLASTLAMSTVLGRSSGTTPTRVTYMEEEQIQGQIDDSAQVVAVGDRSSNLKYVMAIQSSSIWTDIKQRSLTINSPQRLDDATAEKSPNDLSDEELAKLKQACHDGLKCVAVDQLLVLKQVREPLGDGNTSVRMAITKITQVITEYTTEYHEDVYQYEKVTQSDDPSKVYESVTNIVEDNKELCQIDVSAVETGGKNTTESPKKNEGDARPATIVNNNNTINYNTTNNYNINDGTINNANINLTAPEGANGVSIALSADDSPAVNEPENRSPNDADQRPTYPTAAGSSSPAGNESSVTGSPENSAAHKRVRRNVEQGDRQENANDSHPSAPLMITDGPHDDNAHDSAGRPKATRASPEGARKPVTVNTASVSNRSNVDGGNSRPDTDRTTADDVGGNTATIVNSSSGSGGSGDNDADVDIVSAGSGNREDVKKGLVEDGYFNNGNMKVKNFDRSNRNKGTIKNSSANQGIIGIGTINNGPVNYGTSNAYNNEGTVADLGNLDIQAYANSIDKMYSAILNKLAKRD; encoded by the coding sequence ATGAAGAAAATGTTGTTCGCTATCATGTTGGCGTCGACATTGGCCATGTCCACGGTGCTCGGCCGTTCATCCGGCACTACACCGACGCGCGTCACTTACATGGAAGAAGAACAAATCCAAGGCCAGATCGACGATTCGGCACAAGTCGTGGCCGTCGGCGACCGATCTTCGAACCTGAAATACGTGATGGCCATCCAGAGCTCGAGCATTTGGACGGACATCAAGCAACGGTCTTTGACGATTAACTCACCACAGCGGTTGGACGACGCGACAGCCGAAAAATCGCCGAACGACTTGTCCGACGAGGAACTGGCGAAGCTCAAACAGGCGTGCCACGACGGGCTCAAGTGCGTAGCCGTTGACCAGCTGTTGGTGCTCAAACAGGTCAGAGAACCACTCGGCGACGGCAACACTTCGGTGCGCATGGCCATCACCAAGATCACCCAGGTGATCACCGAGTACACGACCGAGTACCACGAGGACGTTTACCAGTACGAGAAGGTCACGCAGTCCGACGACCCGTCCAAAGTGTACGAGTCGGTGACCAACATTGTAGAAGACAACAAGGAACTGTGTCAGATCGACGTCTCGGCGGTCGAAACGGGGGGAAAAAATACGACTGAATCGCCGAAAAAAAACGAAGGCGACGCTCGCCCGGCAACGATcgtcaataacaataacaccATCAACTACAATACGACCAATAACTACAACATCAACGACGGTACCATCAACAACGCCAACATCAACTTAACCGCGCCCGAAGGAGCCAATGGCGTTTCCATCGCGCTGTCCGCTGACGACAGTCCGGCCGTAAACGAGCCCGAAAACCGTTCTCCGAACGACGCCGACCAACGGCCGACGTACCCTACCGCCGCGGGCAGCAGTTCGCCGGCCGGAAACGAATCTTCCGTCACCGGATCTCCGGAAAACAGCGCCGCGCACAAACGCGTCCGACGAAACGTCGAGCAGGGCGATCGCCAGGAGAACGCGAACGACAGCCACCCGTCCGCTCCGCTCATGATCACCGACGGGCCGCACGACGACAACGCCCACGACAGCGCCGGCAGACCAAAAGCTACCCGGGCGAGTCCCGAAGGTGCCCGCAAGCCCGTCACCGTCAACACCGCATCGGTTTCGAACCGTTCGAACGTCGACGGCGGAAACAGTCGTCCCGACACCGACCGCACCACCGCCGATGACGTGGGTGGAAACACCGCGACGATTGTAAACAGCTCGAGCGGCAGTGGTGGGTCCGGCGATAACGACGCTGACGTGGACATCGTGAGCGCGGGCTCCGGCAACAGAGAAGACGTCAAGAAAGGTTTGGTCGAGGACGGTTATTTTAACAACGGTAACATGAAAGTCAAGAACTTCGACCGGAGTAACCGCAACAAGGGTACCATCAAGAACAGTTCCGCCAATCAAGGCATCATCGGCATCGGAACCATCAACAACGGACCGGTCAACTACGGCACGTCGAACGCGTACAACAACGAAGGAACCGTCGCGGACTTAGGCAATCTCGACATCCAAGCGTATGCGAATTCCATCGATAAAATGTACTCGGCGATATTAAACAAACTCGCTAAAAGAGATTAG